The sequence AACAATTCAAAAATACGCAGAACCCTTTCCGCTGATTTAACGGACAATCATACTCGCCTCCTTATATCACATATGTGATATAAAATCTCTTATGTGATCTAAAAATACTCTAACATAGCTAATTGCTTTTTTGCAACAAAAATTTAAAGCGGTTTCAACATGTTCGCTGTTTAGCTCGTTTCTGTCATTCGCCATTCACCTTATGTGTATTTCTTGAACGGCATCCAAAAAGGGAAACAACAGATTTAGAGCGATTTTCCCTCTTCCCGTTTGAAATGACCATGCTGTTTTTCCACCTGATATCACGCAATAAATCTGGCAATGATGCCCGCCGTTCCACCTTTTTTCACTGTCCATACACTAAAGAAAGGAGGGAGGGGAGGCCATGTATTCATACGTCGCAATTGGAGATTCACTAGTCGTAGGGGTTGGCTCAACTAACGGATTTGTTGTACCTTATCGGAACATGGCGAGCCGCCGACTAGGACAGCCGATCCAAATAACAAAACTGGCTAGGATCGGGCTGACCTGTGAACAAATCTCCCGGATAACCTTTACGCATTATAAACAAATCGAGCGTGCCAATATCATAACGATTACAGCTGGAGGGAATAACTTTTTAGCTGCTTTACAGCAAACTAGTAGAACAGGATCCGTTGATCATTTGCCTAAAATAGCAGCTGGCGTTTACGCCTGTTTACATCAACTTATCCGTCAGATCACTTACGTAAAGCATAATCAGCACAAACCTTACATCGTCCGTGTGTTTAACCTTTATAACCCGCTAGCAAATATGCCAGTTATTCAGCAGCACCTCTTTCGTTTTAATCAGAGCTTATATACATTGGAGCGCTATCCAAATGTACGCATCGTCGATATTAGCTTTCTTTCAGATGGAGGGTTTCGATACCTATCAAGTGACGGGGTCCACCCAAATAACCGAGGCTATGAGAGGATGGCTGAGGCTGTTTATCAGACGGGGTTCCAGCCTCTGTAGAGAGCCCGCTTGATTTACATCATAAAAGCCAGCTAACTAGACAGATAGCTGGCTGTTCTTCTATTTAAATTTCCGTTCAACACAATCCTGCCTTACACCACCACAAACCTTTTCCCTAATGAAAACCTAGCTCGTCGCCGCCTTCCCACCACTTGCCAGTCTTGCTTTTCTTTTGTTCTTTTTTCATCGATTTGATCAGTTTGTTGATATCTACTTTGCCAGCAGTATGCTGTTCCATTGCCGCCGCTATAAACAATTCTTTGATTTGTGCAAAAGAAAACCCTTCGGTTTCACTAACAATTTTGTCTAAATCGGCTCTTTGGACAACCGTTTGGAAATTAAGAACCTTTACGTAACGATGGCGTAGCTCTTTATTAGGAAGAGGAATTTCATAGCCTCGGTCAAATCGGCCAGCCCGATTAATCAAACCTGGATCAATTTCTTCTGGATAGTTGGTTGTGCCAATTAAGAAAATCCCCTCTTTCGAAGTAGCGCCATCAAGCGTATTTAAGAAATAGGAACGAGCTTCTTCAGGCATAGAGTCGATGTCTTCTATGACTAAAATCATCGGCGCAAGACGTGTCGCTGACTCAAACACTTGGCTAATCGATTCACTTGAAGTAAATTCGGTAATTTGCCAATAGGCTACAGGGGCGTCAACGGTGCCAGCAATTGATTTAACGAGCGTTGTCTTGCCATTGCCAGGAGGGCCATAGAGCAAGATCCCCCGTTTATAAGGAATGTTAAACTTGGTAAAAAAAGACCGGTCTTCTGCGAAGAAATGGTCCAACATCTGGTATATTTCTTCCTTTACATCAGCCCGAAGCACCACCTCTTCCCGAGAAATAGCCCGCGTTACAGGTTGCTGTTCTTGAACAAACCCGTCCATCCCTTCTTTAAACACAAGCACTTCGTTCCGACTTTTATGCCACAGCCGGTTCCGTAACGTTTGCAGGAAGTTTTCCATTTCTAGAGGGCTTGTCGCCAACACACACTGCATGTACATAATGCTTGAATCATCAAAAACCGGGATGCGAGCAAAAGCAATGCCTGCATTTTTATAGGCATACACATTATTCTGGAGTGCCCGATGTACCCGATAAACAGGTTCACGGGCTTCCTCATCATATTCGAACGTTTGTGTCTCCAGCTTATCGAAAATTTTGGCTACATGCTCCACTTCTGGATTTACATTCTTAACATCTTCTTCAAAAATCGTCCATAACTCAAAATGGGCGTCATCCGTTTGATAAGGCTCAAATGTTTTGCCATAGGCGGCAAACAAAGCATCTTGAATGCCTCCAATCAGCCTCGCATACCCGGGATAGCCTTTCACGTCGTTTTTCTGGTCTGCACTTTCCTCATAAATGCACTTCATCTGCGTTACTCCTTCTCCTTTTCTCTTGAAGAAGTTCCTGAAAAAAATAGCCTTCTTCCCCATAAGTATAGCGCAACTTTTGTCCTAGGAGTATCCGTGCTTATTCATTGGAGATTTTGCTTCAATCATGTTTTCAAATGTTCGAGATCGTCGGCAAAGCGTTCCACCATTAGTTCGATAGCTTTCTCTCGCTGGCATCTCGCAAAGACAGTGACAAAAACAAAAAAAGCGCTTCCCGCCTTTTTTAGGACAGGAAGCGCGCAATCGAACATCTCCAGGACAGTTGTTATACAGCCAGTCACACTTTTCTAAAACGTTCCACTCGACAATTACAGCGCGTTCTCTGCTCATTTCCTTAAAGGCTACTGGCCGCTTGTTGTCCTATTAGGAAGCCAAAACTTATGGGAAACGGACAAAGTTGATAGCGCCGACGACGACACTTACCTGGATGCTTGGCCCGTATCCAGTCGATGTTATTACAACAACAATATTTGCTGTTACACTTAAGAGAATGCCTTCTATAAGGTTGTTGTCTGTTGCAATTTCAACCGTTTGGCCAAGTCGGGTCGCCAACTCATCTGTAAATAAATTTTCAAACACGTTTATCCCTCCTTTACTGTCCGCTTGCTGATTCAATTTCTGCTAAACGCACAAGCACTTGCGACCCGGTGTCTTCAATTATCACGATGTAGTCAGTCAGGACGGAAAGCAACGTCCCTGTTATTACACCAAATGGCGTCGTCACCGTTACCGTCTGACCAACTAAGCCAAGCAATAAATCCCTAATGCTTCCTGTCCCATTAGGAGGAGTTGGACCATTTAACTTCGCCAACCTCAATTCCAATAACAAATTTAACAACTGGAGAGTGAGAGATAATTCTCCGTTTGCCATAATGATTTACACTCCTTTCTTGTCTACAATCAATAAATGCGAATTTTGTCATCTTGTATAGATATGTTCCTACTTTTTAAACCTATTTTTATAAATTTCCATGGAAACCTAAGTTCCCTTCTAACGGTTTACTTGAATACCATGGCTCATAAGACTGCCGTCGTCTATCATTTGTCCTAATAGAAAAAACAAATGATTGGCGAAATAAGGAGGGATCGAATAATGAGCGACATCACGTTATTCTGTTTAAACTATGTGAGCCGAGCTTTATTGCAACAAGCGCTGTCTTCAATAAGCTCTTTAAAACCTCAAATCACGATGGTATACCTTGTCAATCCGCCAACAGCCTTTGACCATCAAAAATACCCCTACAATATGCAAACCATTGCCGTACCCGACCGAGAAATCGCTAACGCTTTAAACAGCGTTCTCCAATCATGCGACAGTACGTATGCGCTTTTTTTGCATAATGGTGACACTTTGTCTCCAAATGTACAGCCAAATCGTTTCACACTTTCCCGAGACAAAGCTGTGATAACATTTAAGCAGGCAATCGGGGGGCAGTTTTTAGAACAGCCTTTCTTAGTACGGACAGCTCTCTTTCAGGAAAAGCAGTTGCCCGACATCGCGCACTTGCCTTTTCGAGAAGCATTATTTCCCGCTTGGCTGCACAACGTCGAAACACGTCAAAT is a genomic window of Shouchella clausii containing:
- a CDS encoding GDSL-type esterase/lipase family protein: MYSYVAIGDSLVVGVGSTNGFVVPYRNMASRRLGQPIQITKLARIGLTCEQISRITFTHYKQIERANIITITAGGNNFLAALQQTSRTGSVDHLPKIAAGVYACLHQLIRQITYVKHNQHKPYIVRVFNLYNPLANMPVIQQHLFRFNQSLYTLERYPNVRIVDISFLSDGGFRYLSSDGVHPNNRGYERMAEAVYQTGFQPL
- a CDS encoding AAA family ATPase: MKCIYEESADQKNDVKGYPGYARLIGGIQDALFAAYGKTFEPYQTDDAHFELWTIFEEDVKNVNPEVEHVAKIFDKLETQTFEYDEEAREPVYRVHRALQNNVYAYKNAGIAFARIPVFDDSSIMYMQCVLATSPLEMENFLQTLRNRLWHKSRNEVLVFKEGMDGFVQEQQPVTRAISREEVVLRADVKEEIYQMLDHFFAEDRSFFTKFNIPYKRGILLYGPPGNGKTTLVKSIAGTVDAPVAYWQITEFTSSESISQVFESATRLAPMILVIEDIDSMPEEARSYFLNTLDGATSKEGIFLIGTTNYPEEIDPGLINRAGRFDRGYEIPLPNKELRHRYVKVLNFQTVVQRADLDKIVSETEGFSFAQIKELFIAAAMEQHTAGKVDINKLIKSMKKEQKKSKTGKWWEGGDELGFH
- a CDS encoding DUF2642 domain-containing protein; the encoded protein is MANGELSLTLQLLNLLLELRLAKLNGPTPPNGTGSIRDLLLGLVGQTVTVTTPFGVITGTLLSVLTDYIVIIEDTGSQVLVRLAEIESASGQ